One Gordonia sp. SID5947 genomic region harbors:
- a CDS encoding aminotransferase class V-fold PLP-dependent enzyme, producing MTSVQEASTAAADQLAAFRARFPHLGDVTHLASCSQGALSVDLQRQLQAMQDDLIADPAPWGRWMELVETLRGRFAARIGAAPEQVAIAPNASIAAFQVRSTIHARGSKALLTSDHEFPSVGHVWRSSADGTPIRSVAADDVLTASAWTAQIDDTVGLASAPLVSYINGTRPPVRAIADAAHAAGAKMFVDAYQGSGVVPFTVDDLGCDFLVTGTLKYMLGLPGMAFLYVRNPEELDNPGLTGWFGRSNPFNFDPANIDTPSTAAKFETGTPGVPSVYAALGGLDALDTVDAEAGWAHVQKLAARTATELRALGEQIDRPEDPAFAGPQVALVDDDPDTLAAWLLAEHRISTAPRGQRLRISFHYYNTDDDVDRIIEALAAYRRP from the coding sequence ATGACATCAGTCCAGGAAGCCAGCACCGCGGCGGCCGACCAGCTCGCCGCCTTCCGCGCCCGGTTCCCCCACCTCGGCGACGTCACCCACCTCGCCAGCTGCAGCCAGGGCGCGCTGTCGGTCGACCTCCAGCGCCAACTGCAGGCCATGCAGGACGACCTGATCGCCGACCCCGCACCGTGGGGACGCTGGATGGAACTCGTCGAAACCCTGCGCGGCCGCTTCGCCGCCCGCATCGGTGCCGCCCCCGAGCAGGTCGCGATCGCACCCAACGCGTCGATCGCCGCCTTCCAGGTGCGCTCCACCATCCACGCCCGCGGCAGCAAAGCTCTGCTGACCAGCGACCACGAGTTCCCGTCCGTCGGGCACGTGTGGCGCTCGTCGGCCGACGGCACCCCGATCCGTTCCGTCGCCGCCGACGACGTGCTGACCGCGTCGGCATGGACCGCGCAGATCGACGACACCGTCGGCCTCGCGTCGGCACCGCTGGTCTCCTACATCAACGGCACCCGGCCGCCGGTCCGCGCCATCGCCGACGCCGCACACGCCGCCGGCGCCAAGATGTTCGTCGACGCCTACCAGGGCAGCGGCGTCGTACCGTTCACCGTCGACGACCTCGGCTGCGACTTCCTCGTCACCGGCACCCTCAAGTACATGCTCGGCCTCCCCGGCATGGCGTTCCTCTACGTGCGCAACCCGGAGGAGCTCGACAACCCGGGTCTCACCGGCTGGTTCGGACGCAGCAACCCGTTCAACTTCGACCCCGCCAACATCGACACCCCCTCCACGGCAGCCAAATTCGAGACCGGCACTCCCGGAGTGCCGTCGGTGTACGCGGCACTCGGTGGGCTCGACGCCCTCGACACCGTCGACGCCGAGGCCGGCTGGGCACATGTGCAGAAGCTGGCCGCACGCACCGCCACCGAGCTCCGCGCGCTCGGTGAGCAGATCGATCGTCCCGAGGACCCCGCGTTCGCCGGGCCGCAGGTGGCGCTGGTCGACGACGACCCCGACACCCTCGCCGCCTGGCTGCTCGCCGAACACCGCATCAGCACCGCACCCCGCGGTCAGCGGCTGCGAATCTCGTTCCACTACTACAACACCGACGACGACGTCGACCGCATCATCGAGGCGCTCGCGGCCTACCGCCGCCCCTGA
- a CDS encoding DUF808 domain-containing protein → MAGGLVALLDDVAALTKVAAASIDDIGAAAGKASIKAAGVVVDDTAVTPRYVHGFTPDRELPIVRKIAVGSIRNKLLIILPVAMILSQFLPQALPYLLIAGGLFLCYEGAEKVYEAFGGGHGHDHAVEAPAAEKGPEFEKSMVNGAIRTDLILSAEIMVISLSSVESEPFLTRLLVLIVVALLITALVYGVVALIVKMDDVGLALAQRQSTASQRIGRGLVKAMPTVMSTLTVVGIAAMLWVGGHILIVNVGEAGFHWPADRLHDVEHWFEELSHGFGGVLSWTAGTVVSALAGLVIGAIIVAIMHLVPRRGAKEAPDGSAVH, encoded by the coding sequence AGCCGGTAAGGCCAGTATCAAGGCGGCCGGTGTGGTCGTCGACGACACGGCGGTGACGCCGCGGTATGTCCACGGCTTCACCCCCGACCGCGAGCTGCCGATCGTCCGCAAGATCGCGGTCGGTTCGATTCGCAACAAACTGCTGATCATCCTGCCGGTGGCGATGATCCTCAGCCAGTTCCTGCCGCAGGCGCTGCCGTATCTGCTGATCGCCGGCGGCCTGTTCCTGTGTTACGAGGGCGCCGAGAAGGTCTACGAGGCGTTCGGTGGCGGGCACGGGCACGACCACGCCGTCGAGGCGCCGGCGGCGGAGAAGGGTCCGGAGTTCGAGAAGTCGATGGTCAACGGCGCGATCCGCACCGACCTCATCCTCTCGGCCGAGATCATGGTGATCTCACTGTCGTCGGTCGAGTCCGAACCGTTCCTCACGCGGTTGCTGGTGCTCATCGTCGTGGCCTTGCTCATCACCGCACTCGTCTACGGCGTGGTCGCGCTGATCGTCAAGATGGACGACGTGGGACTGGCCCTCGCGCAACGTCAGTCGACGGCGAGTCAACGAATCGGTCGTGGTCTGGTCAAGGCGATGCCGACGGTCATGTCCACGCTGACCGTGGTGGGCATCGCCGCGATGCTGTGGGTCGGCGGTCACATCCTGATCGTCAACGTCGGCGAAGCCGGATTCCATTGGCCGGCCGACCGTCTGCACGACGTCGAGCACTGGTTCGAAGAACTCTCCCACGGGTTCGGCGGCGTCCTGTCCTGGACCGCCGGGACCGTGGTCTCGGCCCTCGCCGGGTTGGTGATCGGCGCGATCATCGTGGCCATCATGCACCTCGTCCCGAGGCGTGGCGCGAAGGAAGCGCCCGACGGGTCAGCGGTGCACTAG
- a CDS encoding Na+/H+ antiporter NhaC family protein: METTTTPDRLEFRGGMYVAFVAPAIFLAGVISYFIAFNVFDMTALTASGLVGLLIGALLARKYSSYWDAALRGLSTPTASTLLMILLAVSLFSMLLSTSGAANGLIWAAQEAGVSPSLFPAIAFVIAGVMSMSTGTSIGTLFTAFPVIFPAGTALGAHPLLLAGAILSGALFGDNLAPISDSTVVSSATQKFRRKEGVADIAGVVRSRARYSLPTAAIALVLYVVVGLLLTSDAGTATTPTDVGPKPLIMLVAVVGLLAVAFWKRDLFLATTVGLIVGTVIGLAFGLITPADIISAKDDAAAGFLVDGITDVLPLIGLGIIVFAIIGVLEGSGVFDAIVDAVTSSRFTTTPRGTEATIAIGAIVSGGLFAGVNGPTMMFYGPLVDRIGSRVGLHPYRRANIMDCNVLGLGSIVPVVSSFLLIASMLTEGPDEVSALGMFAATFYPLVLTVIMAISIVTGWGRRFEGPDGEAVREPVESEDRDVDAANAHAPAPGTTPVGANS; this comes from the coding sequence ATGGAAACCACCACCACACCCGACCGCCTCGAGTTCCGCGGCGGCATGTACGTCGCGTTTGTCGCACCGGCCATCTTCTTGGCCGGCGTCATCTCGTACTTCATCGCGTTCAACGTCTTCGACATGACCGCCCTCACCGCGTCCGGACTGGTGGGCCTCCTCATCGGAGCCCTGCTCGCACGCAAATACTCCAGCTACTGGGACGCGGCACTGCGCGGACTGTCGACGCCGACGGCCAGCACGCTGCTGATGATCCTGTTGGCAGTCAGCCTCTTCTCCATGCTGCTGAGCACCTCGGGTGCGGCGAACGGATTGATCTGGGCCGCACAGGAAGCCGGGGTGTCGCCGAGTCTGTTCCCGGCGATCGCGTTCGTGATCGCGGGTGTGATGTCGATGTCGACGGGCACGTCGATCGGCACGTTGTTCACCGCGTTCCCGGTGATCTTCCCCGCAGGCACCGCGCTGGGTGCCCACCCACTGCTGCTGGCAGGCGCCATCCTGTCGGGAGCATTGTTCGGCGACAACCTCGCCCCGATCTCCGACTCCACCGTCGTGTCGTCGGCGACTCAGAAGTTCCGTCGTAAGGAGGGCGTCGCAGATATCGCCGGTGTCGTCCGGTCCCGGGCGCGTTACTCGCTGCCCACGGCCGCGATCGCGCTTGTGTTGTACGTCGTCGTGGGTCTGCTGCTCACCAGCGACGCCGGCACTGCGACCACCCCGACCGACGTGGGACCGAAGCCGCTGATCATGCTCGTCGCCGTGGTCGGCCTTCTCGCGGTGGCCTTCTGGAAGCGAGACCTGTTCCTGGCCACCACCGTCGGCCTGATCGTCGGCACCGTGATCGGGCTGGCATTCGGTCTGATCACCCCCGCCGACATCATCTCCGCGAAAGACGACGCGGCCGCCGGCTTCCTCGTCGACGGCATCACCGACGTGCTTCCGTTGATCGGGCTCGGCATCATCGTGTTCGCCATCATCGGCGTCCTGGAGGGCTCCGGCGTGTTCGACGCCATCGTCGACGCCGTCACCTCTTCACGCTTCACCACCACGCCCCGCGGCACCGAAGCCACCATCGCCATCGGGGCGATCGTGTCCGGCGGGCTGTTCGCCGGCGTCAACGGACCGACGATGATGTTCTACGGGCCGCTGGTCGACCGCATCGGCTCCCGCGTCGGGCTGCATCCATACCGTCGGGCCAACATCATGGACTGCAACGTCCTCGGACTGGGTTCGATTGTCCCGGTAGTCAGCTCGTTCCTGCTGATCGCCAGCATGCTGACCGAAGGACCGGACGAGGTCTCGGCGTTGGGAATGTTCGCGGCGACGTTCTATCCGCTCGTGCTGACCGTCATCATGGCTATCTCCATCGTCACCGGGTGGGGCCGGCGGTTCGAGGGGCCGGACGGGGAGGCCGTGCGGGAGCCAGTGGAGTCCGAGGATCGCGACGTCGACGCTGCCAATGCCCACGCGCCCGCCCCAGGCACAACCCCGGTCGGCGCCAACAGCTGA
- a CDS encoding alpha/beta hydrolase: MKLVFLHGVGDGNADQEWLAGLNRGLSRIDAPSISPEDVIAPRYASLLNTDGIKSKHPGVTYKVKNDHDARRAFERRQARVQRMLRRTGDVRAFGLNGFPDVVVESIQTVGINVAPLTVMKQVKRYLSNEELRGAVLGNILDDLPTSGEIVLIGHSLGSVIAIDLLDHLPEKLHVKRFITVGSPAGSDPLHRGSDRILKRSPYARVDDWSNFLDARDPVTAGRGLARIFPGAQDFQIGGAPKHYAHLYLRHPAVARLITEVMHVDSEQQTDISAENSVVLRLGDQEAGSLLALAYANNVAGHISDRDTKDRYEDALNVLQDNFVQGLLALSGEGRQLPPELVELSKDRVPPLPRRWDLTEAVTQAVVLAFTNVLDPYEIEVGEARVNAVPNLFVELGFRSGVGDKVKAAVTEVTECLNSDKGLFSTKTRVMMAAAGVALLAAGPIGLAVAGSATAVGAAAITSSLAAFGPGGMVGGLAMLGGLASTGAVVTTAAATVRGGAGPVSLDPTSMAIQVATAHALKQVGEPHDADLWSRLTLAESQISAQLNRLSAFSDERASTKLQLASTLVVVEKLMQFMRDHSLVPVELEAIQAAMAPN; this comes from the coding sequence GTGAAACTGGTGTTCCTCCACGGAGTTGGGGATGGCAATGCTGACCAAGAGTGGCTTGCCGGACTCAACCGCGGGCTCTCTCGAATCGACGCACCGTCGATCTCCCCAGAGGATGTCATCGCACCTCGATATGCGAGTTTGTTGAACACTGACGGGATAAAGTCGAAACACCCGGGGGTTACGTACAAAGTCAAGAATGACCACGATGCCCGCAGAGCATTCGAACGGCGGCAAGCTCGCGTACAGCGCATGCTGCGGCGGACAGGTGATGTTCGAGCGTTCGGCCTTAACGGCTTCCCAGATGTCGTGGTGGAATCTATTCAGACCGTGGGCATTAACGTCGCGCCCCTAACCGTAATGAAGCAGGTCAAGCGGTACCTGTCCAATGAGGAACTCCGGGGCGCGGTTCTCGGCAATATCCTAGATGACCTGCCAACGTCGGGCGAGATTGTGCTTATCGGACACAGTCTCGGGAGCGTCATCGCAATCGACCTACTGGACCACCTGCCGGAGAAGCTCCACGTGAAGCGCTTCATCACCGTCGGAAGTCCCGCCGGTTCAGATCCGCTTCACCGGGGCAGCGATCGCATCCTCAAGCGATCTCCCTATGCGCGAGTTGATGACTGGTCGAACTTCCTGGACGCTCGAGATCCCGTGACCGCAGGACGCGGGCTTGCTCGTATCTTCCCTGGCGCACAGGATTTTCAGATCGGAGGCGCACCCAAACACTACGCCCACCTCTACCTTCGGCACCCAGCTGTCGCACGGCTAATCACTGAGGTGATGCACGTGGACTCCGAGCAGCAGACTGACATCTCCGCGGAAAATAGTGTGGTGCTCCGGCTCGGAGACCAAGAAGCCGGCTCGCTACTCGCCCTCGCGTACGCAAATAATGTCGCGGGCCACATCAGCGATCGCGATACCAAGGACCGTTATGAGGATGCGCTCAACGTCCTGCAGGACAACTTCGTGCAAGGACTCCTCGCGCTCAGCGGAGAGGGAAGGCAGCTCCCGCCCGAGCTTGTCGAACTCAGCAAGGATCGCGTACCTCCGCTGCCTCGCCGCTGGGATCTCACTGAAGCAGTCACACAAGCGGTTGTCCTCGCATTTACCAACGTGCTCGACCCTTATGAGATCGAAGTCGGGGAGGCGCGTGTTAACGCCGTGCCGAACCTGTTTGTTGAGCTGGGCTTCCGCAGTGGCGTTGGAGACAAGGTGAAAGCGGCGGTCACCGAGGTGACCGAGTGCCTCAACAGCGACAAGGGCCTCTTCAGCACAAAGACCCGAGTCATGATGGCTGCGGCCGGTGTCGCCCTTCTCGCTGCCGGGCCAATCGGCCTCGCTGTCGCGGGATCGGCCACTGCGGTGGGTGCCGCCGCCATAACTAGCAGTCTCGCCGCATTCGGTCCGGGTGGCATGGTCGGTGGGCTAGCAATGCTTGGAGGACTGGCGTCGACAGGGGCAGTAGTAACCACCGCCGCTGCCACTGTTCGCGGCGGCGCCGGGCCAGTGTCGCTCGACCCGACCAGTATGGCGATCCAAGTCGCGACAGCTCATGCGCTGAAGCAGGTGGGTGAGCCGCACGACGCGGACTTGTGGTCGCGTCTTACTCTCGCGGAGAGCCAGATCTCGGCACAGCTGAACAGACTGTCAGCATTCAGCGACGAAAGAGCCTCCACAAAGCTTCAACTCGCCAGCACGCTCGTGGTCGTCGAAAAGCTCATGCAGTTCATGCGCGACCACAGCTTGGTGCCCGTGGAACTCGAGGCGATACAGGCAGCGATGGCGCCCAACTGA
- a CDS encoding ankyrin repeat domain-containing protein, which yields MNRDELHYAALENDIAQLAKLLEAGTDPNVRDKADWAPLHFAAQDNSFDTAQALVQAGADVNARNDHGNVPLWVAIMKGARRGETYVPMIKLLQEAGTDLQAPNNSGNNIVKMLGNVAWGNPDIMALFKDELPAS from the coding sequence ATGAACCGCGACGAGCTGCACTACGCCGCGCTCGAAAATGATATCGCCCAGCTCGCCAAGCTGCTCGAGGCCGGCACTGATCCCAACGTGCGCGACAAGGCGGACTGGGCTCCCCTGCACTTCGCGGCCCAGGACAATTCGTTCGACACTGCGCAGGCACTTGTCCAAGCAGGCGCAGACGTGAACGCGCGCAACGACCATGGCAACGTACCCCTCTGGGTCGCGATCATGAAGGGTGCGCGACGAGGCGAGACCTACGTGCCCATGATCAAGCTGCTCCAGGAGGCTGGGACTGATCTCCAGGCACCGAACAACTCCGGCAACAACATCGTGAAGATGCTCGGCAACGTCGCATGGGGAAATCCCGACATCATGGCGCTGTTTAAAGACGAGCTACCCGCGAGCTGA
- a CDS encoding XRE family transcriptional regulator yields the protein MLGTTIREMRKTRGLTMVQLAELAGVSQGLISQVENGRADPSLETLRRVAEALGVPLFDLFQDGAPSPVNVLRADSRASVTTPTGSLTYEKLSPPSATLEVLRGRLEPNGVSSREPHAHPANECVVVESGAMVVEVAGERIELGSGDSATYDSRLPHRYLNESGSVAVFLVFASPPSF from the coding sequence GTGCTGGGGACGACGATTCGCGAGATGCGCAAGACCCGAGGGCTGACGATGGTGCAGCTGGCCGAGCTGGCCGGTGTCTCGCAGGGCCTGATCAGTCAGGTGGAGAACGGGCGGGCCGACCCCAGCCTGGAGACCCTGCGCCGCGTCGCGGAGGCGCTCGGCGTGCCGCTGTTCGACTTGTTTCAGGATGGCGCGCCGAGTCCGGTGAACGTATTGCGCGCCGACAGTCGGGCCTCGGTGACCACTCCGACGGGCTCGCTGACGTACGAGAAGCTGTCACCGCCGAGCGCGACGCTCGAGGTGCTGCGGGGGCGGCTGGAGCCGAACGGGGTGTCGAGCCGAGAACCGCACGCGCACCCGGCAAATGAGTGTGTGGTGGTGGAGAGCGGCGCGATGGTGGTCGAGGTCGCGGGGGAGCGGATCGAGCTCGGCTCTGGGGACAGCGCGACGTATGACTCGCGGTTGCCGCATCGGTATCTTAATGAATCTGGTTCGGTGGCAGTGTTTTTGGTGTTTGCTTCGCCGCCGAGTTTCTAG
- a CDS encoding AAA family ATPase translates to MEFTDAIASGYDIRNERLRTAQDQQRQDFLERFPLPSWSGMPLADYALNAGKYRDNYSYYLEWGTPDLGSISGGSAHKHVIFKRTTGEWAYPSGYGSVDDAWASLRTGFNRMIELAQQGDWTSTSEIDILRGAKVVRLKSLYLYFPDDVLPIYSQNHLMHFAREFGLDTSGDAIDINLRLLHHLRGYPELADRDSLDFIGLLYSWSPPPGSRSPKYWKIAPGERGRLWDECVDGGYICVGWDDVGDLSLFTTQDDFTAAFADAYTGEYKGNKSIITRKSKELWRMMEIAEGDKIVANRGTSEVLGVGTVTSAAYQWRPERDEYKHTINVDWDQDIHHKLAEPIKRWAITTIAKIPNTNVEQILDPEHHQKDVNRTPIDPVDPEAEAAFTRWKSILDRKGQLVFYGPPGTGKTRAAKNFAAWLLGPRDSSSIDRQLTEVTFHASYAYEDFIEGFRPKSGQTELKLELRDGIFKRIAKQATIDSHHLHVIIIDEINRADVPRVFGELMTVIERSRRGQAVTLPTSGERLSIPRTS, encoded by the coding sequence GTGGAGTTCACCGACGCTATCGCCAGCGGCTATGACATCCGAAACGAACGCCTGCGGACTGCGCAGGACCAGCAACGACAAGACTTCCTGGAGAGGTTTCCGCTCCCGTCTTGGAGCGGTATGCCTCTCGCAGACTACGCGCTGAACGCGGGGAAGTACCGCGACAACTACTCCTACTACCTCGAGTGGGGCACGCCGGATCTCGGCAGCATTTCCGGCGGCAGCGCTCACAAGCACGTCATATTCAAGCGAACCACCGGCGAATGGGCCTACCCGAGTGGTTACGGGAGCGTCGATGACGCCTGGGCCTCACTCCGCACCGGTTTCAATCGGATGATTGAACTTGCGCAACAAGGTGACTGGACCTCGACCTCAGAGATCGACATCCTCAGGGGCGCCAAAGTTGTCCGGTTGAAGTCGCTGTACCTCTACTTCCCGGACGACGTCCTACCGATCTATAGCCAGAACCACCTGATGCACTTCGCCCGCGAATTCGGCCTCGACACTTCCGGGGACGCGATTGATATCAACCTTCGCCTCCTGCACCACCTGCGCGGTTACCCAGAACTTGCGGATCGAGACTCGCTGGACTTTATCGGTCTGCTCTATTCCTGGTCGCCCCCTCCAGGCTCTCGATCTCCGAAATACTGGAAGATCGCCCCTGGCGAGCGAGGGCGGCTGTGGGATGAATGCGTCGACGGAGGCTACATCTGCGTCGGATGGGACGACGTCGGTGACCTATCTTTATTCACCACCCAGGACGACTTCACGGCAGCATTCGCCGACGCATACACAGGGGAGTACAAGGGCAACAAATCAATCATCACCCGTAAGTCCAAAGAACTGTGGCGGATGATGGAGATCGCGGAGGGAGACAAGATCGTCGCCAACCGTGGAACTTCCGAGGTGCTGGGCGTCGGTACGGTCACCTCTGCCGCGTACCAGTGGCGCCCAGAACGCGACGAGTACAAGCATACGATCAACGTTGACTGGGATCAGGACATTCATCACAAGCTCGCCGAACCCATCAAGCGTTGGGCGATTACCACGATCGCCAAAATTCCCAACACTAACGTCGAGCAAATTCTTGATCCCGAGCACCACCAGAAGGACGTAAACCGTACTCCTATTGATCCAGTTGATCCTGAGGCCGAGGCCGCCTTCACGAGGTGGAAGAGCATCCTAGACCGCAAAGGACAACTCGTCTTCTACGGACCGCCTGGGACCGGTAAGACCCGCGCCGCGAAGAACTTTGCCGCGTGGCTACTAGGTCCGCGCGATTCCTCCAGTATTGACCGGCAACTCACCGAGGTCACATTCCACGCCTCCTACGCCTACGAGGATTTCATCGAAGGATTTCGACCGAAGTCAGGCCAGACCGAACTCAAACTGGAGTTGCGCGACGGCATCTTCAAGCGAATCGCGAAGCAAGCAACCATCGATTCCCACCACCTGCACGTGATCATCATCGATGAGATCAATCGTGCCGATGTGCCGCGCGTCTTCGGTGAATTGATGACGGTGATCGAGCGGTCCCGTCGCGGACAAGCCGTCACCCTACCAACCAGCGGTGAACGCCTATCGATACCCCGAACGTCATAA